One Proteinivorax tanatarense DNA segment encodes these proteins:
- a CDS encoding helix-turn-helix domain-containing protein, with amino-acid sequence MPIIVNLDVVMAKKKVNLSSLADKVDITNSNLSILKNNKAKAIRFSTLAAICRELDCQPGDLLEFEKEE; translated from the coding sequence ATGCCAATTATTGTGAATCTTGATGTAGTTATGGCAAAGAAGAAGGTGAATTTATCAAGCTTGGCGGATAAGGTGGATATCACTAATTCAAACTTATCTATATTAAAGAATAATAAAGCTAAAGCTATTAGGTTTTCAACATTGGCGGCAATTTGTAGAGAACTGGATTGCCAGCCTGGAGACTTATTAGAATTTGAAAAGGAGGAGTAG
- a CDS encoding DUF2975 domain-containing protein, whose amino-acid sequence MQHKLAAKTLTFLLTTLWFIVIISSITTVGFGLFTLGVSISIKNIVGVSFFVIVHAIILKIIWELRKIIKSVLEKEPFVKENISGFNLIGILATFMAFLTLLRDVINIFIDYPKVNIIAYLGEGYQSRMGIFMFLILGCMAFVLSEIFSVAKTIKEENELTV is encoded by the coding sequence TTGCAACATAAATTAGCTGCTAAAACACTTACTTTTTTGCTCACCACTTTATGGTTTATAGTAATTATTAGCTCTATCACTACAGTAGGGTTTGGGTTATTTACGCTAGGGGTTTCTATATCTATCAAAAATATTGTTGGAGTATCGTTTTTTGTGATAGTTCATGCAATAATTTTGAAGATAATTTGGGAACTGAGAAAAATTATAAAAAGTGTCCTTGAAAAAGAACCTTTTGTCAAAGAAAATATTTCAGGCTTTAATCTGATAGGAATTTTAGCAACGTTTATGGCTTTTTTAACATTGTTGAGAGATGTAATTAACATTTTTATTGATTATCCCAAAGTAAACATTATAGCGTATCTAGGGGAAGGGTATCAAAGCAGGATGGGTATCTTTATGTTTTTAATTCTGGGATGTATGGCTTTTGTGTTATCAGAAATTTTTAGTGTAGCTAAAACCATAAAGGAAGAGAATGAGCTCACAGTTTAG